In one Silene latifolia isolate original U9 population chromosome 10, ASM4854445v1, whole genome shotgun sequence genomic region, the following are encoded:
- the LOC141606555 gene encoding acid phosphatase 1 produces the protein MKTLLISALILSIFSITFSSQDSLNHHQFPRPLILEYTDGGIQQDDELYLKCTSWRFGVEANNLNPWKSIPKECGDYVKNYVLGKGYKLDLENVFNEASIFAKSVLVGDDGKDVWVFDVDETLISNLPYYVDHGYGLEVFDSTVFNKWVEKGMAPAIETSLKLYEEVLSLGFKVILLTGRNEKQRDVTVQNLMNVGFSNWDKLILREAGDNEKTATTYKSEKRDEMVKEGYRIVGNSGDQWSDLLGSSMSFRSFKLPNPMYYIP, from the exons ATGAAAACtttattaatttctgccctaattctttCAATTTTTTCTATTacattttcttcacaagattcaTTAAATCATCACCAATTTCCAAGACCATTAATTTTAGAGTATACAGATGGAGGAATTCAACAAGATGATGAACTTTATTTAAAGTGTACAAGTTGGAGATTTGGTGTTGAAGCAAATAATTTAAATCCATGGAAATCAATTCCAAAAGAATGTGGTGATTATGTTAAGAATTATGTTTTGGGAAAAGGGTATAAATTAGACCTTGAAAATGTTTTTAATGAAGCTTCAATTTTTGCTAAAAGTGTTCTTGTTGGTGATGATGGGAAAGATGTTTGGGTTTTTGATGTTGATGAAACTTTGATTTCTAATCTTCCTTATTATGTTGATCATGGTTATGG TTTGGAGGTGTTCGATAGCACGGTGTTTAACAAATGGGTTGAAAAGGGCATGGCTCCGGCTATTGAGACAAGCTTGAAACtctatgaggaggtattgagTTTAGGATTCAAGGTTATTCTGCTGACAGGACGCAACGAGAAACAAAGAGATGTTACAGTTCAGAATTTGATGAATGTGGGTTTCAGCAATTGGGACAAGCTTATATTGAG GGAAGCGGGTGATAATGAAAAGACAGCAACAACATACAAGTCAGAGAAAAGGGACGAGATGGTGAAGGAAGGATATAGGATAGTCGGGAACTCAGGCGACCAATGGAGTGATTTGTTGGGTTCTTCAATGTCGTTCCGCTCTTTCAAGCTCCCCAATCCCATGTATTACATTCCCTAG
- the LOC141606556 gene encoding uncharacterized protein LOC141606556, whose product MKPVIGMVTSNKMQKSVVVAVDRLYHHKLYNRYIKRTSKFMAHDEKDECSIGDRVRLDPSRPLSKRKRWVVAEILRKARIYQPLSAERIDELSYKAEASPATESKAEASPAM is encoded by the exons ATGAAGCCGGTAATAGGAATGGTAACATCGAACAAGATGCAGAAatcggtggtggtggcggtggaccGTCTTTACCATCATAAGCTGTATAATCGATACATCAAGAGAACCAGCAAGTTCATGGCTCATGATGAGAAAGACGAGTGCAGTATTGGCGACAGG GTGAGGTTGGATCCTTCAAGGCCTCTTAGTAAGCGGAAGCGTTGGGTGGTTGCTGAGATATTGAGGAAAGCACGTATATACCAGCCATTATCAGCAGAGAGGATTGATGAATTAAGTTACAAAGCTGAAGCTTCCCCTGCTACGGAGAGCAAAGCTGAAGCTTCCCCTGCTATGTAG
- the LOC141608727 gene encoding U-box domain-containing protein 35-like, translating to MEQKDDGRRVIAIALNGGSKSLHIVKWALEKFNNNVEIPVKFKLIHVFSKINGVPTPMGNLIPFSQVRDDVVAAYKKEIEWQKNELILPFQRMLTRYKVLAEVVLLESDEIWNAISMELAKGEIKDLVIGASSNSLFARKFRGQSLSSLISESAPGFCTIYVVSKGKLEALRPSQTDQTKTASVEYDSSAPGSTFTSARFTNSSLESNSTFSESSFEPLPRLSEKLESESYVNNVVKPGHPSKNSPVNTSFKPGNNAKVVDDSAIILRSRSQDSSFKPAGNNAKVVDGSAIILRSRSQDSSFKPGNNAKVVDDSAIILRSRSQDSESRFNDQASTSSCHSISSIEEQQTDFEGNAYVSQKCISSELEKLKIELRHIRGMYSLSQNETEDATRKLSDLNRLRQEEGLKLKQIEEKEEIAKVLAKLEKEKFEAAKREAECARECALREAFQRREAELKGARDVKEKLMLKTVFDSPVEQYQTFTWEEIVSATCSFSEQLKIGEGSSGTVYKCRLNHTSVAIKVLHSKVGVKSKQFLKELEMLSKIRHPHLLLLLGACPEHGCLVYEYMENGTLEDRLFQKNNTPPIPWYERFRIVREIASALAFLHNNRSNPNTTHGALKPANIFLDHNFITKIRDAKSKCINPEHQQFKASVKDDIWALGIIIWQLLTAKPALGITRFVESAMKEGRLMNVLDNDAGRWPFRETAELALLGVRCADVKSRDRPDLKDKILPLLERIQEVADRARDLAAGVLVAPPTHFICPILQDVMEDPCVASDGYTYDRKAIELWIKDNDTSPTTNFPLANKHLIPNNSLLYAIMEWKSERKLQTRKHGSDSRF from the exons ATGGAGCAAAAAGATGATGGAAGACGTGTTATTGCAATAGCATTGAATGGAGGATCAAAGAGCTTACATATTGTAAAATGGGCTTTGGAAAAATTCAATAATAATGTTGAAATTCCAGTCAAATTCAAGTTAATACATGTTTTCTCTAAGATTAATGGGGTTCCAACACCAA TGGGAAATTTAATTCCTTTTTCACAAGTAAGAGATGATGTGGTAGCTGCTTATAAGAAGGAAATAGAGTGGCAAAAAAATGAGTTGATTCTACCTTTCCAAAGAATGCTCACTCGATACAAG GTTTTAGCAGAAGTGGTGTTGCTTGAGTCAGATGAAATATGGAATGCTATATCAATGGAGTTAGCTAAAGGAGAAATAAAAGATCTTGTGATAGGTGCTTCTTCAAACAGCTTGTTTGCTAG GAAGTTCCGGGGACAGTCACTGTCCTCATTGATATCGGAATCAGCGCCGGGTTTCTGCACAATCTATGTTGTTTCCAAGGGAAAGTTGGAGGCTTTGCGTCCGTCACAAACTGATCAAACAAAGACGGCTTCTGTTGAATATGATAGTAGTGCTCCTGGATCTACATTCACTTCTGCAAGATTCACAAACAGCTCCTTAG AATCTAATTCAACTTTCTCGGAGTCATCATTTGAACCACTTCCTCGTCTGTCAGAGAAACTTGAATCGGAATCTTATGTGAACAACGTTGTTAAACCCGGTCATCCAAGCAAAAATTCACCAGTGAACACTTCTTTTAAACCAGGTAATAATGCAAAGGTTGTCGATGATTCTGCTATTATTCTGAGAAGCCGAAGTCAGGACAGTTCTTTTAAACCAGCAGGTAATAATGCAAAGGTTGTCGATGGTTCTGCTATTATTCTGAGAAGCCGAAGCCAGGACAGTTCTTTTAAACCAGGTAATAATGCAAAGGTTGTCGATGATTCTGCTATTATTCTGAGAAGCCGAAGTCAGGACAGTGAATCGAGGTTTAATGATCAAGCATCTACCTCGAGTTGTCATTCGATTTCCTCCATTGAAGAACAGCAG ACGGATTTTGAAGGAAATGCTTATGTTTCACAGAAATGTATCAGTTCAGAGCTAGAGAAGCTCAAGATAGAATTACGCCACATACGCGGGATGTACTCATTGTCTCAGAATGAAACCGAGGATGCTACACGTAAGCTGAGTGACCTAAACAGGCTGCGTCAAGAGGAAGGACTGAAACTCAAACAAATAGAAGAGAAAGAGGAAATAGCAAAAGTATTAGCAAAACTCGAAAAAGAGAAGTTTGAAGCTGCAAAAAGGGAAGCTGAATGCGCTCGGGAATGTGCCCTTAGAGAGGCCTTTCAGAGACGAGAAGCAGAACTGAAAGGCGCTCGGGATGTCAAAGAGAAACTGATGCTTAAAACTGTGTTTGACAGTCCTGTAGAGCAATATCAGACATTTACATGGGAAGAGATAGTTTCTGCtacatgttcatttagtgaacaaCTTAAAATCGGCGAAGGATCGTCTGGGACGGTGTATAAGTGCAGGTTAAATCATACTTCAGTCGCCATTAAAGTTCTTCACTCGAAAGTTGGTGTGAAAAGCAAGCAATTCCTTAAAGAG TTGGAGATGTTGAGCAAGATTCGTCATCCCCATTTGCTGTTGCTTCTCGGAGCGTGTCCTGAACACGGCTGCCTAGTCTACGAATACATGGAAAACGGTACCTTAGAAGACCGTTTATTTCAAAAAAACAACACACCTCCAATACCATGGTATGAAAGATTCAGAATAGTTCGGGAGATAGCTTCAGCCCTCGCTTTTCTCCACAACAACAGATCCAATCCAAATACTACTCACGGGGCCCTAAAACCCGCTAACATCTTTCTTGATCACAACTTCATAACCAAGATTCGCGATGCTAAGTCCAAATGCATCAATCCAGAGCATCAACAGTTTAAAGCCTCAGTGAAAGACGACATTTGGGCTTTAGGCATTATCATATGGCAACTCCTGACTGCAAAACCAGCTCTGGGAATAACTCGGTTTGTCGAGAGTGCAATGAAAGAAGGACGACTGATGAATGTATTGGATAACGATGCTGGACGATGGCCGTTCAGAGAGACAGCTGAGTTGGCTCTATTGGGAGTGAGATGTGCCGATGTTAAGAGCCGTGATCGGCCTGATCTTAAAGATAAGATTCTTCCATTGCTTGAAAGAATTCAAGAAGTTGCTGATAGGGCTCGAGATCTCGCTGCTGGTGTTCTGGTTGCACCTCCAACCCACTTCATCTGCCCTATACTTCAG GATGTGATGGAGGATCCTTGTGTAGCTTCAGACGGGTACACCTACGATCGTAAGGCAATCGAGTTATGGATAAAAGACAATGATACGTCTCCTACGACGAATTTCCCATTGGCAAACAAACACCTTATTCCAAACAATTCTCTTCTTTATGCAATCATGGAATGGAAGTCGGAGAGAAAACTACAAACTCGGAAACACGGAAGTGATTCGAGATTTTAG